Part of the Pseudodesulfovibrio hydrargyri genome is shown below.
GTCCAGGGCGTTGATGATCAGGTTGGCCATGATGTGCTCCAGGGCCTGGGTGTCCACCGGCACCGGGGGAACCTCCCCGGCGGTGTCCGCTGACAGGGTCGCGTGCTGGCTCTCGGCCTGGACCCGGAAAACGTCCACCAGCGAGCCGATGACCTCGGGCAGGGACACGGTCCCGTCGTTGCCGACCTTGGGACGGGCGAAGCTGAGCAGGTTCTTGAGCACGTTCTGGGCCTGCCTCGTGTGCTTGACGATGACGTCGACGTCCTCGCCGGTCTGGCCTTCGGGCAGCCCTTTTTTGAGCAGCTTGGCATAGCACAGGATGACACCCAGCGGGTTGTTGATCTCGTGAGCCAGGCCGGAGGCGAGCTTGCCCACGGTGGCCAGCTTCTCGGCCTGGGTCATGTGCGCGAGCATCCGTTTCTGCTGCGTGGTCTCGTGGACGTAGACCGCCGCTTGGCTGTTGCGTGAGCCCCCGGATTCGGCCACGGGGTAGATGCTCAGGGCAAAGGAACGGCCGTTGGGCAGGGAGACCTCCCTGGAGATGACCTCATTGAGGTTGAGGGACTTGGAGATGTCGCAGTCGTTGTCCCCGCTGACGTTGGCGCAGAGCAGGCTGATGATGTTGCCGTCCTGGACCATGCCCTCGGACAGGTCCAGGCCGAGCCGGCGCGCGGCCTCGTTGACCACCACGGGGTTGCCGGACTCGTCCACCAGCAGCAGCGGTTCGGTGATGCCCTCGAAGATGGCGTGCATGTTGGCGTTGTTCCGGACGATGGAGTCCAGGGCCATGATGTTGTCCGCGGCGATGCCCAGCTGGCGGCCCAGGGCCTGGAAAACCTCGCCGTCCTGTTCGGCGAAGGCGCTGCCGGACCTGTGGTACAGGCAGAGCAGCCCCTCGGCGTTGCCCACCGAGGATTCCACCGGGATGAACGCCCGGTCTTTCTCGATGTGCGGCATGGAATCCGTGAGCAGCTTGACCCAGTTGTCCGGGAGGTCGGGCGGCACGTCCGAGTGCGGCCAGGAGTAGTGGCGCTTGGAGTAGAAGGTGCAGACGTAGACCGCACGCTCCAGGCCGAACCGCTCGACGATGTGCGGCAGGGTGGCCTCCCACAGCTCGTGCCGGGAGCCGCTTTTGCTCGACCCGGCCAGCAGGCGGACGAACAGGCGCACGTCCGCGGAGCGCGCCTCGGCCTGCTCGGCAAGCTTTTCCGTCCTTTCCTCGACCATGACCTCCAGGTCGTTGGTATAGCGTTGCAGCTGCTCGCGGGTTTCATAGAGGTAGTCGCCGAGCTTTTCGATGCCGGAGATCATCTGGCCGATCTCGTCGCCCTTTTCCAGCTCCCGCACGAGCTCCACGCCCTTGTCGTCGCTGAAGTTGCGCCTGAAGCTGGCGGTGAGCAGGCGGACATTGTTGGCCACGATGCGCTTGAAGATGATGTTCGTGGCTCCCAGGTAGATGAGGGCCGCGATGGCGAAGACCGCCAGGTAGCTCATGATCGTGTCCTGCATGTGGGCCACCGAGGCGGAGACCGGCAGGCCGACGGAGTCCACGCCGCCGATGCTGTTCTCGATGTGGCCGAACCCCCGGTCGCCGTACAGGGCGAGCACCTG
Proteins encoded:
- a CDS encoding c-type heme family protein — encoded protein: MKLPRPYSLQSKFLIGLIMTSVAIGGLLLAGFSYHMRQVLEREVEDKAAMVLAQVDAVQQYVRRVLRPRMYDVLDDTFIIEAMSSSFISRNIMDGVAEHSPTRHLYRRVAIGARNPKFEADRRERDLVEYFRAHPDKKVWQGFTDIDGIEHFVMARPVVFAKSCLHCHGKPGDAPEQVLALYGDRGFGHIENSIGGVDSVGLPVSASVAHMQDTIMSYLAVFAIAALIYLGATNIIFKRIVANNVRLLTASFRRNFSDDKGVELVRELEKGDEIGQMISGIEKLGDYLYETREQLQRYTNDLEVMVEERTEKLAEQAEARSADVRLFVRLLAGSSKSGSRHELWEATLPHIVERFGLERAVYVCTFYSKRHYSWPHSDVPPDLPDNWVKLLTDSMPHIEKDRAFIPVESSVGNAEGLLCLYHRSGSAFAEQDGEVFQALGRQLGIAADNIMALDSIVRNNANMHAIFEGITEPLLLVDESGNPVVVNEAARRLGLDLSEGMVQDGNIISLLCANVSGDNDCDISKSLNLNEVISREVSLPNGRSFALSIYPVAESGGSRNSQAAVYVHETTQQKRMLAHMTQAEKLATVGKLASGLAHEINNPLGVILCYAKLLKKGLPEGQTGEDVDVIVKHTRQAQNVLKNLLSFARPKVGNDGTVSLPEVIGSLVDVFRVQAESQHATLSADTAGEVPPVPVDTQALEHIMANLIINALDAIPDRDGRIDIRTAYDTLAEEVVVTVCDNGPGIAEKDHKFIFDPFYTTKEVNKGSGLGLSIVFGFMSDLGGSVMADNQNTGGARFTLRFPVAGTEAT